CGGCGAGCGTGACGACCTGCTGCCCGCCGCCGACGAGAGCGTCTCCGACGCCGGGACCATCGTGCTCAAGCGCAGCCGGCCTCTGGAGGTCTCGCTCGACGGCCAGGACAGCGAGCAGCTGTGGACGACGGCGGCCACCGTCGACGAGGCCCTCGCGCAGCTCGACATGACCGACAACGCCCCGCAGGCCGCCTCGCGCGCATCGCGGGTGCCGCTCGAGGGCATGGCGCTGGCGGTGGTGAGCCCGAAGACCGTGCAGATCAACGACGGTGGCGTGATCAGCACCGTGCATCTGGCCGCACCGAACGTCAAGGGCCTGTTGGCCGAGGCCGGCGTCCCGCTCGAGCAGCGCGACAAGGTGGTGCCCGCGCCGGAGAGCCCGGTGGTCTCCGGGATGCAGATCGAGGTCACGCGCATCCGGATGGAGAAGGTCACCGAGCGGCTGCCGTTGGAGCCCAACGCCCAACGCATCGAGGACGAGACCATGAACATGAGTCGCCAGGTGGTCGAGGATCCGGGCACCCCAGGCGTCCAGGATGTGACCTTCGCCGTGGCCAAGGTCAACGGCGTGGAAACCGGCCGGCTTCCGGTCGCCAATTCCGTGGTGACCCCGGCGCGGGATTCGGTGCTGCGGGTCGGCGCCAAGCCGGGCACCGAGGTGCCGCCGGTGACCAACGGAGCCATCTGGGATGCGTTGGCGCAGTGCGAGGCGGGCGGCAACTGGAACATCAACACCGGAAACGGCTACTACGGCGGCGTGCAATTTGACCTGAATACCTGGGCGCGGCAAGGCGGTTTGCGTTATGCTCCGCGTGCAGATCTTGCAACTCGTGAAGAACAGATCGCCATAGCGGAAGTCACGCAGGCGCGCCAGGGGTGGGGGGCGTGGCCCACGTGCAGTAGTAGGGCAGGTTTACGCTGACTATTCGACTCCTCGGTCGCACCGAGATAAGAGCCCTCGCCAAAGAACTCGAGTTCCGCCCCCGAAAGGCGCTCGGGCAGAACTTCGTTCACGACGCCAACACAGTACGTCGCATCGTGTCGGCGTCGAGTGTGAACCGCAACGACAAGGTGATCGAGGTCGGTCCCGGCCTCGGGTCGCTGACGTTGGGCCTGCTGGACCGCGGCGCCACGGTCACCGCCGTCGAGATCGATCCGGTGCTCGCGCAACGCCTGCCGCAAACCATCGCGGCGCATTCGCACAGCGAGATCCATCGCCTCACGGTGCTCAACCGCGACATCCTCACGCTGCGCCGCGAAGACCTCGACCACGAGCCGACGGCGCTGGTGGCCAACCTGCCGTACAACATCGCGGTGCCGGCGCTGCTGCATCTGCTGGCCGAGTTCCCGTCCATCAAGACGGTGATGGTCATGGTGCAGTCGGAGGTCGCCGAGCGCCTGGCCGCCGAACCGGGCGGCAAGGAGTACGGCGTGCCGAGCGCCAAGGTGCGCTTCTACGGTCGCGTGCGGCGCTACGGCATGGTGTCGCCGACGGTGTTCTGGCCCATCCCGCGGGTGTACTCGGGGCTGGTCCGCATCGACCGGTACGAGACCTCGCCGTGGCCCACGGAGGAGTCCTTCCGGGACCGCGTCTTCGAACTCATCGACATCGCCTTCGCGCAGCGCCGAAAGACCTCGCGGAACGCCTTTTTGGAGTGGGCGGGTTCGGGCAACGAGTCGGCCAGCCGGCTGCTGGCCGCCAGCATCGACCCCGCCCGGCGCGGGGAGACGCTGTCGATTGCCGACTTCGTCCGGCTCTATCAGCGCTCCGGCGAACCGGACAACAAGCAGATCCCGGTCTCGTAGTCAGCGCAGCACCCGCTGCAGCAGCTCGACCAGTTCCGTGCACGAGTCGTGGCGCGCGTCGGGTTCTTTCATCAGTGCCGTCGCCACCACCGTGTCAAAGGCGTGCGGCAGGCCCGGGATTCGCGGGGCGAACCGCGGCGGCGGTTCGTGCAGATGCGCGTCGACGAGTTGGTCCGCCGTCTCGGCTGTGAACGGCGGAGTCCCCGTGAGGAGTTCGACGGCGGTGCACGCCAGCGAGTACTGATCGGTGCTGCCCGACGGCATCCGGCCCAGCAGCAGCTCCGGCGCCGCGTAGGGCAGCGACGCCAGCACCGTCGTCGGCGGCGCGGCCGCTTGCCGGGTGATCCGCCGCGCCGGGTCCAACGACAACCGGTGGCCGCCGTCGCGGGCCAGGCGTCGTGCCATGTCCTCGGCCAGCACGTGGGCGACGCCGAAATCGATCAAGACCGCCCCGCCCTTCGAAAAGTCCTGATGGACAAGAATGTTCGCGGGCTTGACGTCGCAGTGCACGATGCCCAGGCGGTGCGCATGGTCCAACGCGTCGGCAATCTGAGCCAGCGCGGCCAGCCGATCGGCCGTCTCGGTCAGCGCCGTGACGTTCCCGCCGTCGACGTACTGCATGGCGATCCAGTCCGGCCCCAGTTCGTACTCGGAGACGACGTGCGGGTGATCGATCTGACCGGTCAGGACGAAGGCGCGCTCCAGCCGGTGGCGCGCTTCGGGATTGCGCTGGTCGGGGTTGAGCACCTTCAACGCCACCGGGGCGGGGTCGCCGGGGCGGCGGGCCAGGAACACGGTGGCGCTGCCGCCACGTCCGAGCGTCCGCTCGATGACGTAGCCGCGGAGGTCCTCACCGGGCTGCGGCATCAGATCAGCGTAGTCACCGCGGTGGTGTCGTCGATTCGTTCGGCATTGCGGTCGCCGCGCGGCGTACCCTCGTGCGGTGACCGCGTCAGATGGCAGTACCGCCGCGCAATGGGTGACTCCGGGTTCGGTGACGGTTCGGGTTCCCGGCAAGGTCAATCTCTTCCTCGCCGTCGGCGACGAGCGGCCCGACGGCTACCACGAATTGACCACCGTCTTCCATGCCGTCTCCCTCTTCGACGAGGTGGTGGTCCGGACCGCCGATGTGATGTCGCTGCACATCCACGGCGAGGGCGCCGAGGCGCTGCCGACCGACGAACGCAACCTGGCCTGGCAGGCCGCCGAACTCCTGGCCGAACACGTCGGCCGCGCGCCCGACGTCGCGATCACCATCCACAAGTCCATCCCGGTCGCCGGGGGGATGGCCGGCGGCAGCGCCGATGCGGCCGGGGTGCTGGTCGCGATGAACACGCTGTGGGAGCAGGGCGTGCCGCGCCGGGATCTGCACGCCCTGGCCGCGCGACTGGGTAGCGATGTGCCGTTCGCGCTGCACGGCGGGACCGCGCTGGGCACCGGCCGCGGCGAGGAGTTGGCCACCGTGCTCGCCCGCAACACCTTCCACTGGGTGCTGGCGTTCGCCGACAGCGGGCTGTCCACGCCGAAGGTCTTCGGTGAGATCGACCGGCTGCGCGCCGCCGGCGGGCCGCCGCGCCTCGAGGATCCCGAGCCGGTGCTGGCCGCGCTGGCCGCCGGGGATGCGGCCGGGTTGGCGCCGTTGCTGGGCAACGATCTGCAGCCGGCGGCGCTGAGCCTGGATCCCGGCTTGCGCCGCACCCTGCGTGCCGGCAAGGAGGCCGGGGCTCTGGCCGGGATCGTGTCGGGGTCCGGCCCCACCTGCGCCTTCCTGTGCGCCTCGGAGGCCGCCGCCGTCGACGTCGGGACCGAGTTGGCCGGCGCGGGGGTGTGCCGCACCGTGCGGGTGGCCAGCGGTCCGGTGCCGGGCGCGCGGGTGGTGTCCAGCTGACGGCACGCCGGTGACCGAAGTGAAGTGCGTCTCACGTACCTGGAAAGTTTGTCGGTTACTTAAGAGGAGTTTAAGATGTTCGACGGTGATGGATAGCGATCAAACCGACGCTCGATTCTGGCCCACCGGAGTAGCCGGTGGGTCGTTCCGTTATCGCCGTCCGGCACCATTTCGAGACCTAACCGCAGCGCAATTGTGTGCGCGCGCCTCCGCGAAGGTGCCCACTGCCAGGCGGAATATGTGTGGCGGGATCGTGTCATCGCCGGCACCAGTGTTGCTCCGGAATCCGAGGAGGTCCTCGTGAGCAGATTCACCGACAAGATGTACTACAACGCTGCGACCAGCTCCAAGGGCATGGTCACGGGCGAACCCCACGAGCCGGTCCGGCACACCTGGGGCGAGGTACATGAGCGGGCCCGCCGGATCGCCGGCGGTCTGGCCGCGGCCGGCGTCGGCCACGGCGACGCTGTCGGTGTGCTGGCCGGGGCGCCGGTCGAGATCGCGCCGGTGGCGCAGGGCCTGTGGATGCGCGGCGCCAGCCTGACGATGCTGCACCAGCCGACCCCGCGGACCGACCTGGTGGTGTGGGCCGCCGACACCATGAACGTCGTCGACATGATCGAGGCCAAGGCCGTCATCATCTCCGATCCGTTCATGGCCGCCGCGCCGGTGCTCGAGGAGAAGGGCCTGAAGGTCCTCACCGTCGCCGAGCTGCTGGAGTCCGCGCCCATCGACCCCGTCGAGACCGCCGAGGACGACCTGGCGCTGATGCAGCTGACGAGCGGTTCGACCGGCTCGCCCAAGGCGGTGCACATCACGCACCGCAACCTGTACTCCAACGCCGAGGCCATGTTCATCGGCGCGGAGTATGAGGTCGACAAGGACGTCATGGTCAGCTGGCTGCCCTGCTTCCATGACATGGGCATGATCGGCTTCCTGACCGTGCCGATGTACTTCGGCGCGGAGCTGGTCAAGGTCACGCCGATGGACTTCCTGCGCGACACCCTGCTGTGGGCCAAGCTGATCGACAAGTACAAGGGCACCATGACCGCGGCCCCGAACTTCGCCTACGCGTTGTTCGCCAAGCGGCTGCGCCGGCAGGCCAAGCCGGGCGACTTCGACCTGTCCACGCTGCGCTTCGCGCTGTCGGGCGCCGAGCCGGTCGAACCGGCCGACGTGGAGGATCTGATCGACGCGGGCAAGCCGTTCGGGCTGAAGCCGTCGGCGATCCTGCCGGCCTACGGCATGGCCGAGGCGACGCTGGCGGTGTCGTTCTCCGAATGCAACGCGGGCCTGGTCGTCGACGAGGTCGACGCCGACCTGCTGGCCGCGCTGCGCCAGGCCGTTCCCGCCACCAAGGGCAACACCAAGCGGCTGGCGTCCCTGGGGCCGCTGCTGCAGGGGCTGGAGGCGCGCATCGTCGACGAGCACGGCAACATCAAGCCGCCCCGCGGCGTCGGCGTGATCGAACTGCGCGGCGAGGCGATGACGCCGGGGCACACCACCATGGGTGGCTTCCTGCCGGCGCAGGACGAGCACGGCTGGTACGACACCGGCGACCTGGGCTACATGATGGAGAACGGCCACGTGGTGGTGTGTGGCCGCGTCAAGGACGTCATCATCATGGCCGGCCGCAACATCTATCCGACCGACATCGAGCGGGCCGCGGGCCGCGTCGAGGGCGTGCGCCCGGGCTGCGCGGTGGCCGTGCGTCTGGACGCCGGGCATTCTCGCGAAACCTTCGCCGTGGCAGTGGAATCCAACGCCTACCAGGATCCGGCCGAGGTGCGCCGCATCGAGCATCAGGTGGCCCACGAGGTGGTGGCCGAGGTCGACGTGCGGCCGCGCAACGTGGTCGTGCTGGGGCCGGGCACCATCCCGAAGACCCCGTCGGGCAAGCTGCGTCGCGCCAACTCGGTGGAGCTCGTCACCTAGGTTGTTGCCCGCGAGCCTTCGCGGGCCAGGCCTTTATTTTTCCCGCGAGCGTGCATGTCCCCGGCCGACACGCCGCGCAATTTCCGTGGTTTGCGCACGTTCGCGCCCCAGTGGGGTTCGACTACCCTCGGCGTGATGCTGCTGTGGATCAACGGAGCGTTCGGTGTGGGGAAGACGCAGACCGCATTCGAACTCCAACGCCGGTTGCCCAATGCGCACGTGGCCGATCCTGAGTTCATCGGCTACGGCATCCACCGCATGCTGCCCGCGTCGGCCCGCGTCGATTTTCAGGACCGACCGCAGTGGCGCTCGGCCGTCGTCGCAACACTTACCGACGCAGCTGAGGCTCACGACGGGACGGTGCTCGTGCCGATGACTCTGGTCGATGCCGAATACTTCGACGAGATCATGTCCGGGCTGGAGCGCAACAGTATTGGGTTACAACACTTTTCACTGACGGCGTCGCCGGCCACGCTGCGGCGCA
This DNA window, taken from Mycolicibacterium sp. MU0050, encodes the following:
- a CDS encoding transglycosylase family protein; translated protein: MNVLTRLHQARSPMLRIVVAATLVALTFAGGFAVAAHKTVTLSVDGTPITVTTMKSRVLDIVEENGFDVGERDDLLPAADESVSDAGTIVLKRSRPLEVSLDGQDSEQLWTTAATVDEALAQLDMTDNAPQAASRASRVPLEGMALAVVSPKTVQINDGGVISTVHLAAPNVKGLLAEAGVPLEQRDKVVPAPESPVVSGMQIEVTRIRMEKVTERLPLEPNAQRIEDETMNMSRQVVEDPGTPGVQDVTFAVAKVNGVETGRLPVANSVVTPARDSVLRVGAKPGTEVPPVTNGAIWDALAQCEAGGNWNINTGNGYYGGVQFDLNTWARQGGLRYAPRADLATREEQIAIAEVTQARQGWGAWPTCSSRAGLR
- the rsmA gene encoding 16S rRNA (adenine(1518)-N(6)/adenine(1519)-N(6))-dimethyltransferase RsmA, translating into MTIRLLGRTEIRALAKELEFRPRKALGQNFVHDANTVRRIVSASSVNRNDKVIEVGPGLGSLTLGLLDRGATVTAVEIDPVLAQRLPQTIAAHSHSEIHRLTVLNRDILTLRREDLDHEPTALVANLPYNIAVPALLHLLAEFPSIKTVMVMVQSEVAERLAAEPGGKEYGVPSAKVRFYGRVRRYGMVSPTVFWPIPRVYSGLVRIDRYETSPWPTEESFRDRVFELIDIAFAQRRKTSRNAFLEWAGSGNESASRLLAASIDPARRGETLSIADFVRLYQRSGEPDNKQIPVS
- a CDS encoding serine/threonine-protein kinase, which produces MPQPGEDLRGYVIERTLGRGGSATVFLARRPGDPAPVALKVLNPDQRNPEARHRLERAFVLTGQIDHPHVVSEYELGPDWIAMQYVDGGNVTALTETADRLAALAQIADALDHAHRLGIVHCDVKPANILVHQDFSKGGAVLIDFGVAHVLAEDMARRLARDGGHRLSLDPARRITRQAAAPPTTVLASLPYAAPELLLGRMPSGSTDQYSLACTAVELLTGTPPFTAETADQLVDAHLHEPPPRFAPRIPGLPHAFDTVVATALMKEPDARHDSCTELVELLQRVLR
- a CDS encoding 4-(cytidine 5'-diphospho)-2-C-methyl-D-erythritol kinase, giving the protein MTASDGSTAAQWVTPGSVTVRVPGKVNLFLAVGDERPDGYHELTTVFHAVSLFDEVVVRTADVMSLHIHGEGAEALPTDERNLAWQAAELLAEHVGRAPDVAITIHKSIPVAGGMAGGSADAAGVLVAMNTLWEQGVPRRDLHALAARLGSDVPFALHGGTALGTGRGEELATVLARNTFHWVLAFADSGLSTPKVFGEIDRLRAAGGPPRLEDPEPVLAALAAGDAAGLAPLLGNDLQPAALSLDPGLRRTLRAGKEAGALAGIVSGSGPTCAFLCASEAAAVDVGTELAGAGVCRTVRVASGPVPGARVVSS
- a CDS encoding fatty acyl-AMP ligase; amino-acid sequence: MSRFTDKMYYNAATSSKGMVTGEPHEPVRHTWGEVHERARRIAGGLAAAGVGHGDAVGVLAGAPVEIAPVAQGLWMRGASLTMLHQPTPRTDLVVWAADTMNVVDMIEAKAVIISDPFMAAAPVLEEKGLKVLTVAELLESAPIDPVETAEDDLALMQLTSGSTGSPKAVHITHRNLYSNAEAMFIGAEYEVDKDVMVSWLPCFHDMGMIGFLTVPMYFGAELVKVTPMDFLRDTLLWAKLIDKYKGTMTAAPNFAYALFAKRLRRQAKPGDFDLSTLRFALSGAEPVEPADVEDLIDAGKPFGLKPSAILPAYGMAEATLAVSFSECNAGLVVDEVDADLLAALRQAVPATKGNTKRLASLGPLLQGLEARIVDEHGNIKPPRGVGVIELRGEAMTPGHTTMGGFLPAQDEHGWYDTGDLGYMMENGHVVVCGRVKDVIIMAGRNIYPTDIERAAGRVEGVRPGCAVAVRLDAGHSRETFAVAVESNAYQDPAEVRRIEHQVAHEVVAEVDVRPRNVVVLGPGTIPKTPSGKLRRANSVELVT
- a CDS encoding AAA family ATPase, which encodes MLLWINGAFGVGKTQTAFELQRRLPNAHVADPEFIGYGIHRMLPASARVDFQDRPQWRSAVVATLTDAAEAHDGTVLVPMTLVDAEYFDEIMSGLERNSIGLQHFSLTASPATLRRRLRARAGYRLGRLVGRDESWALAQIDRCVAALAADRFATHVDTDDRGLDDVVEFIAERAGLELEAPRLSTLRYQARRVAVAVRHIHV